DNA sequence from the Phoenix dactylifera cultivar Barhee BC4 chromosome 13, palm_55x_up_171113_PBpolish2nd_filt_p, whole genome shotgun sequence genome:
ATTCCAGCTAAGATCCCGCATAAAGATCAAGATAGACTTCCATACCGGACGAAATCATTCAAAGGAGGAGACGGACCCACCAGCTCAGGTACTCTGTGAAAAACGCCAAAGCCCAGAGATTTACCTGTCGGTGAATTTGAACTGAGCTATTTTCAAAATTCGCCAAAATTCTAGAACTAAATTTCCACCTCACAGTTGCAAGCAAGCCAATAAAACCTAAAAAATCTACCAAAAGAAACTAGGCGTTCTATTAAAAGCTATGGCCTCTCCCGTTTAAAATCAAAAGTGACAAACCCAACTTCCACAATGACCCAAAATCTACAAATTTCCATCAAAATTTCATGAAAAATCCCACCcccaagagagagaggggtccCACCTCGACGCTCGAGTTCGATCGATGAAAAAAAGTAGAACCGGAGAGAGAAAGGGATCGCAGAGCAAAGAAGAGAGGCGGAGAAGATTACAATTTAAAGGAAACGAAGGAATCAAATACGGGGTGAGGAGAGAAGggaaaagaagggagaagaaaagtagATGACGACGACAGAAGTATtagtcagaaaaaaaaaaaatgatgcgaAACCGACGACGGAGAAGAGGTTTTAATATTCCGGCCCACCTTTTCATCTAAAATGCCCCTGCATCTGCCCTTAAACATCCAATTCACCATTTCCTCATTCTAATTTATGTTTTTAATGTGGAATTATCTTGTCCAAGTTTTATATTTCAacttaaatatttttgaaatttttggagAAAATTATAAGACTGTTCCCAACTTATCAATCTTCTAGATTTGATATTAATAagctttatacttttattattatctTAATTACAACTAATTTCACCAAGCTAATGTCATATTGACCTATCCAAATCTGCTtgaattaaaattatattttaatcaaacttggacagagaaaaaaaagaagaatagcAGGTATCTTTCGCTCCTCCCAAGTATTTTAGAATCAGATTTcgattttaataatttttacttaattattttactttagttaatttttagaaattgcTTTTATAACTTAAAAAGATTGTTCATAATTACAATTTAATTCTCTACTAATTGAtcaattttctaaattttactttagcaaaattttaacattattttaattaaaaaaattatcttaagTCTTTTAACAGGTCAATGTCAAACTGATAGCCAAACGTTTGAAATCAGTCAAAAtctgtaattttttttgaaaaaaaaaacattctacAGGATAAGCACGGACACGAGGATAATTCTGTAAATAACTGATAATGCATGGGCTATGAGTATTTTGGCATAGAAACTGCCCGAGGGCATCTGATGTGACAATCCAGTCAAAGACGGGGAAAGGCTTTTCTTTTGACAATATATCAGCCGTTCGATGGACCTTTTCCAACGACATCAACGGTCTATGCCTCTTGAAGCTTCGTGGTGGGGCCCAGACACTTACACACCTTCGTCAGCCGGAGGAAAACCTTTATGGCTCGCACAAACTAAATGCGTGATGATTAAACTCTACCAGTTTGCTATTAATGGATCACCACGCTGACGATCCATCAATGGTGATGAGGATCGATCATGGCCGTCGATTCCGTCAGCCGGTGTTATAACAGTCGCCTGCTGGCGATAAGCATAGAAAGATTTGGCGGTTTAGAAAATATCTTTGATTCTTTACCGTTCTAGAAGATCTTTCGTAACATGACGATTCTTCTAATAATTTCTTCAATGCTCTGCAAAACGGTCTATAAGCATGAGGTTTTAGCAAATACCTGGGACGCTACCTTTCAAACAACTGCTAATGTCGTAACGCCCGTTTGACAGAGTTTTTGATagaccaaaaaatatttttgatggATCAAAAATCCAACATCCCATGCCATAATGCCCGACTATATCTACATGCTCGTTGTAATGTTCGGCTTCATCCGCTTCTTTATTTATCCATGTCCAAAAAAATTATACACACATTTTGGTATACAATAAAGTTTTTAGCGGAAGgcatactttttattttttaatattatttttagataaaataaaaatatttgataaaaaaagtGAAAGTAATTTTAAACTTTGGCAGAAAGTTAAAAACATTTACTTGGAAGAAGCTCTAAACTTTAAAAAAGTACTTAGAGCATGggtcaaaaagctgttttagatttatagattttttttagacCAAAATACCAATGAGAAaatcatataaatataataattatataacGTGTCCCTTTATATCATAAtgaacgaaaaaaaaaatctgcaggaGCCCTAACAAAACAAAAAACCTCAATTAACCTTGGCTTTCTCCCTTGCCacgtgatcaaggcatcatttcttttctctatttatttattcatagttttgatttttgtttgaagGAAGATTTTTTTGGCTTCGTtcttcatttttccaaaaattagttcctaaaaatattatatttaataaaatattaatatataatgttaataattataatattttatatcaaatatattgtattatactgtaaagataatataatattatattataatattatattatattatgctatagtatacaatattttattattatataaaattatgttatattattatataaaattatatgttatattattatataaaattatgttatattattatactatagtatacaatattttattaactatattaaaataatattatattatattatggtaatattatactatattatatatttatttattaatatatattatattttattatattctactgtataatactatgcaatatcttttatggtcattttatcgtacaaaaagtactttctttatttgtttgctaaacatatattaaaattctacatcattttaaaaatatagttaccaaacattaaatagttttttataaaaactttACTTTAAAAAGCTCTATTTCAAAAAGTTCTACTTCTTAAAGCTTTACTAGCAACAGCTCTACCAAACGGGATCTTAGACTCTTAGTAGATAAagctttcaaaacttttattttAACAGTAAGCCTACATAACATTGTAATGCTAAATACCGGTTTTATGCCATGAAGAAATGCAACCAGAGCTCCATTCAAAGTATGGAAGGTCCACCGTTTTCATCACATTGAAGAAAATCCATGCACATCGAGAACTTGAGTTTCATCATGATTGTATTTTAGTGGTAACGCAGAGCTTATGCCACGTCAAAGTGATATTCTTCCTTATCCGTTAAATCAAAAACTTGTCCACTGCACAGCAATTTTTAAGGATTTGCCGTTCATAAGGTTTGAAGCTGCGATTTCAATTTTTGTAATGATGCAAGCTTCCCATGTACCAATTCAGCCTTCGCAAGCAGTTCTTGCCACCTTAAGCAAAGTTCCAAGCAACTCCATGACCCGATACCTCGATTCCTTGTATTCATCTTGTTGGGGGGCGAAGGAGAGCTCGGAACTTTAGTCCTATATCGGAAGAGTAGCGACAAGGATTGTGCCTTATAAAGAGGGGTCATCCCTTCTCTTGTAAGGCGCCTTTTGGACAAAACTGTGATGGTAACGCACGATGCGCCCAAGGGGCTAGCACCTACGCAGACCCCCAAGGGTAGTGCACGACGcgtccaaagcggacaataccttgcgTTGGAATGCAGTCACTTTTCTGCTCTAACAAATTGTGCTAAAGGAAGAGCTCCCCCGAAACTTTTCCGCATGAATCTTTCATGCTAGGGGGGCTAGTGTTGGGGGCGAAGGAGAGCTCGgaactttagtcccacatcggaagagtAATGGAAATGATTGTGCCTTATAAGGAGAAGCCACCCCTTCTCTTGCAATGTACCTTTTGGACAAAACTGTAAGAGTAGCGCACGACGCGCCCAAGGGGCTAACACCTACGCGGACCCCCATGGATAGCACGCAGTCACTTTTTCGCTCTAACACATCTCATCATTCCCATATGAGATGGTCCTATTGCAGTGTTCAGCACCAAAATTTTGCATGACTCCCACTGCATCTAGGTATTTAGGCTGAACAAGCTGGGATCATCAGAAAGCATGATGTATATAACTAGATCATCGGGAGTaatgtcaatttgattaaagtcTAAATTATTCGATGTAATTACTTTGCTATTCCTTCTATATGCGAACGTTGGTTTCCATCATTGACTTGGATAAGCTGAGTTAAATGAGTTGTCTGCCCTCTGAGCTAAATCAAGCCATGCTTTAATTGTGTTAAGTCCAATTTCGTACCACAGGTGATAGGTCGAATCATGTTCGCATGACTATAATTCAACTGAACCAATTTAGAGACAGCTGCATTCCATCTATATATATTCCACTGATTGGTattgttggaaaaaaaaaaaaaaagcaaagaagCAAATACGACACTAGTTATAAAGGCCACATTAACTATCACTTGCAGTGTCACTTCCAATGTGGGAGAAGGCTTGGCAAGAAGGTCAGGGTTTTAAACTGAGACCCTATCCATCAAAACCTTCATGCCTCTCCATCAAACTAACTCTGCTCAACTGCATACAGGAGCATGTcagaaatctctctctctctctgtgggtgggtgggtgggtgggtgggtgTGGATTTTTTATAGGTGTGTTCGTATGTCTGCATCTGTGACTGTATGTGTCTGCGTGTAAGTTCAGTGCAAGTATTTACTATTGGATAGACTCCTAGATCATTAATCTAGAAAAAAGGCCGACCCTGTTCTACTATGCCTCATATATGGCAAAAGGAAATCCGTGGGCTTTACTTAGACCCAAGTTTATTATATCCAAATTCTAAGGTGTTTCTCAATTGTGGAATAGGTGTTGAGAGGGATAGCCTTCCATTATATCTGcggaatagatttttttttatatatatttaattgagAAATAAGTCCAGGAAATAGTGGAGAGAATAAGCTGTATTTTAATGTGCATTCAACTTGGTGATAGCTTGGATGTTATGGTAAAGACAAAATtactttcttattttttaaaaaatatttataggaTGGATAAAGACAAAATaataattgaagagaatatTGACCAGCATATTTCGGAGAATAATTGCACTAGTTTAGTGGAATAGCCCTGGGAATGTCCCTGTCACAGAGACTCCTTGTTTcacgagatttttttttttactaaaatattttttaaaaaaagataattcTTGAAAATACGATGCTTcgaaaaataattttgatatgCTTGATTGAATTATAGAAAATGGcatatttcaaaatagtttatgTTTGGTTAAGCATTTACTTTCCTAATAAAGTTAtatgaaatatctattatatttttaataaaaaaaattattcatgAATTTTGATGGTTTAAGAgtacttttagaaaaaaaaatgtctcTAATTTCCAACCAGTCAGAAAGTAGCTTTTCTATGTCCTttatgaatttttcttttctacgaaatatgaaaattttattcttatataaatgctatttttttatctttcttctttgaaaattctAACCAAacgaaagatatttttttatttttttgttgaccatatttttctttttttttgggttgatTGTGTCAGACTAGCCTGCTAAAGACTGGCCTCCAGTCTGAGGAAAAGATAATCAACATTcaaagcataaggaatcctccAAATGTCTGGAGGTATGCACAATTAGAAGCCATGGAGATGATAGCAAGATGATTAAATTTAGGAAAATTTCGAATAAAGTcctagatttgaacccttgaaCGAGATTAGAAGCTTTGTCATTAAATTTTACTTCCAGCTATCAACCGGCCCTTCTCCCATCTCctagatttatttgaacagtcAACAATGGGAATTCTCTCTCTTGGGATCTGTTTGAATAATTAGGTTAAAAATTCTATAGAATTCATGGATTGAGCCAATACAACCAACAAGATCACAGAATTGTAGGCTAGACGGGGCTTATATTCATAACTACCCATAAATAGTTTTAGAATTTATGGATTAAGCTAATACAATTAATAAGATTACAGAATTGCAGGCTGGGCTAGGCTTATATTCGTAACTATTCAGAAATAGTTTTAGAGTGGGCCACCTCGAATcccataaggaaaaaaaaaaacttaacatgtcttttttttcttctctctataAGATTCGGACCGGTCTACTCCAAAACTATTCTTGGGTATTTATGAATATGGGCTAACCCAGCAATTTGTACTGACCTAACAAGCAACTGCAACATAGGCTCAAATGCAAGAAATCACCCTAGGCAATTTCATGTGCTAATTCATCAGTCCGAGAACTCTACTATTGAAATTCTTATTTAGGTAAGAACCATGCAATTGGTCAATTTCGCTTCTCTTTCAAAAACATGATTTCTTGTTTCCTATGATTTATATGTTGATTTAGAACACAACAAAAGGCACCCATCATAAATCTAGGATGGAAGCTTCCATAACTTTATTAATAGCACAGCTTGTCACAAAAAACTCAAAGAAAGCCACAATAGAGAATGTTATTCGGTTGATGAAAATGCATGCATCGTATAATTAGTTTCATAACAATAACATAAGAAATGGTCCATCATAGGAGGCTTCCATcattaaagaaaacaaaaatgaaaGCATTAGAAGCAAATGGAAGGATCAACATAGATAAGAAAAGAAGACCAGAGACAACACTCCCAACGGGCAAAGAATGCATCCTTGACATTCCAATGAAATgtctaatatattaattatgctTTAGATTTTTTCTGAATTCTGTCACCATTTTAGGGCACCCAAATAGGAGGCGAATCATTTCATGTGTCTGAAAGAAGAGAACCAACCGCACGGCGAATTTTGTCCGAAATCTCCCTACGTGCGCGGCCACTTTTCCAACTTGGGTATCCACGTGCACCACACGTGACTTTTCGATGGATTCGTTCACGTGGCCTACAGGCCCAGCATCCAGTACTCTCGGCCCCTATCACGTggccatatatattttttttatataaaaaaaatgcgtCCCCGCTGCCGCCTGAACTCACAAATCGCGTCCCCTTGCCGTTGGCTACACCAGTCACCAACTTGGGTTCCGATTTGGGGCTTTTCCAGCTGGTCTCCCTAATCGCCCGCCCGGATCTAAATCACGACTCCACTTATGGCAACTGGCACAAAATGGGCCTTTCTAGAGGGCCCACAGTGTTCCCTCCCGGCCCttgccttcttcctccctctctctctctctctctctctctctctctctccccccctccttCTCGCCTTATGAATGCCCGCAAGAAGGCGCGAGATGCTGCCCAAATCCCAAGATCCGCCTCATCTCCCTAAGCCTAACCCTAGTCCTAATCTCAACCTCCCCTCCACCTTCCCTCCCAATGCGCCTGCGGTGGCCGCAGGGGCGGTGGCGATGTTCCAGAGCCCGGGCCCGGCGGCGTCGCCTCGCGGAGTGCACCACCGGCGGGCCCGATCTGAGCTGGCGTTCCGGATCCCGGAAGACCTCGACCTGAGCTCCGGGGACCCCCTGGTGGGCGGGAGCTTCGACGACATTGGGTCGGTGGACGACCTCTTCTGCACGTTCATGGACATCGAGAAGATTGGGTGCAGGCTGGAGGGGAGCGGATCCGGGTCGGAGGGCGGGGTGTGCCGGGATCGGGCTACGGAGAGCTCCGAAGGAGGGGAGGATCGGAAGATCGGCAATGCCGCCGGAGCGGCGGCCGTGAGGTCCAAGCATCGGCACAGCAGCTCGATCGACGGGTCATCGATGATGTCATCGGGGACCACGAGGGGGGAGGGAGCGTTTGGGGAGGTGGTGGAGGCGAAGAAGGCCATGACGGCCGAGCAGCTGGCGGAGCTATCTGCCCTCGATCCGAAGCGGGCTAAAAGGTGCGTccttttctcagtttgtttgctAAAGTTCGAATTTTTCTCCTTCTGCAGTTGCAGATTATCAATTTGACTTTTGAGTGGTAATTGCTGTCCCAAAGATGAACGCAATTCCATATATCAGAGCCGGAATATGTGTTTTCCTGGCTACTTCAGTTTTTCAAATTCGGCCATAGTCTAACCACAAATCAGTTCATTTTGttgtttattcatttatttattatttctttCGTATTTAGTTCATTCACCAGCTCCATTTGGCAAGCCATATGTACATTGTAAATTGATAGATccatataaaaaataagaaaccaagATTGTGCAAAAGAAATACTTAAGATTAACATAAAAAATGCAGCTACTTTGCTGAACTAGATTACAAAATCATAATAGCTGGTTTTGCTTAGAAAGTTTAGATTATGAATGCGTATTTTAATTAAGCTAAAACAAATTAGTGCTCTAGTAGTAACAATTAGTACTTCTTTAGGAAAGTGGGCAATTTATGTCCCTGTCCTTTTCAATTAGCGGTTGGCGTTTAAGCTTACTAACTGGGCATGCACCTTTTATGGACTGCTCAACATCTGTTTAGATGGAAACCGAATTTTctaaatgaatgacaagattgACTGGTTCCGGAACCAGTTTAAATGTTTAACCAGTGAGGTGGTACTCTGTGTGAAATTTAGTTTCAGTGAACTACAACCTGCCACTAGTCTCTGGTTCTGGTTGGAGCAGTCCAATTGATCCATTTCATCTAGTTTTTATAGCATTTTGTGTTGGATGAGCTTAAACTATGTAGCTATAAGAtaagcttctcgaccttccaaCTAGCCTTTTACATTTCAGTGTTGTCCTCGCATCTCAAAGATGCCTTGGCCATGATTTGGCACTGGTTGCCAATAGGTTGACATCATCTCAAGAGCCGAGCATAAGATCTCCAATAACTTGGTAAGTTTTTACCTTCATCCATATTGACCAACCtgatataaataaattaaaggacACCGTACATTTACCCAAGAAACTTCCCTGAATGGATATGAACTCAGTTTTTTAGTGCCATGCAGGGGGCATTGATGGTCAATTAGGGGCAAAGGTGCCAATTTTACCCTTGATGGCTTAGAAAAATCTGTGAGTTGAACATATTTTGGGAAGGTTTTGGGGGAGAGGAAGTATTTTTCTAatctaaaactttttttttgaagctATGGCTGAAATGTtagttcttatacctttttTTGGAAACTTTCTTAGGACTACACTGGAGATATGTCTGCATGAAAACATAGAAACTGTCCAAAGAAGATACGATTATGACCACCCATTCGAAGCTAGACATTGACACTGCTTATTTTATGTTCATCTCGGAAGATATTATTAGTATTCATACTATTTTGGACCACTTTGAGTAAGAACCAACATCTAGGTATCCTATCTATATGAAGCATAACAGCCAAAACTGACATGTATTTAGTAAATGCATAGATGCATGTACTAATGCATttatgtgtgtgtatgcatgTGCCTATGTCTGCAGCATTCATGCTCACATCCATGAAGTACCTTTTAGTTTCTTCCTAGTGGTGAAGTTTAGCCCTTTTTCTAATAATACATGGTCTGGAGGTGCCTTCATGAAAACTCATAGTTTTATATTGGCCAGCTATATAGGACTATCCTTCTTACAAGGTAATAAAAACAAATATGATGGGCTGTTTCTGGCATTAAATAGTGAAGTCTGTTTTTTTGTATAAGGATAATTCTAGCCTTTATATCTATAGTCTTTTAATGTTTGGTTTTTTCTTATAGTTCGATGTAATAGATATTTTTGTGGACTCATGCTCGGAGACTCTAGGAGTATTATTTACAGAAGTCATGCGTAGCTATGTTTTGCAAGAGGCCACCTGACTAATTTTGTCTGTTTGCTTGAAGCTATGACTTGAGAGGAAGACTTATTGTTAGCTgcttggtgagccaaggttctTGCAATTATAACACTTTCAGCTCCTTTTCCTTCATGACTTAAAGGTTCCCCCACTGCATGTGGAAGAGTTTAGGGCTTCTTGCAGGttattttgtttcctttttttttttgttttgcattttttattttttttacttcaatACACCCATGGCCTCCTCATTCTGTTCCTTATCTTGTATATTATTTCTGTAACCCACCCTCCTCTCCGCACcccccttccctttttttttcctttgggtCTAAGAGCTTCATTTTCGCAGTTTGTTGCTTCCACCTGATTCAATGATATATAAATCCTTGATCATGTGCTCCAATCTTTAGC
Encoded proteins:
- the LOC103720402 gene encoding transcription factor RF2b-like, which translates into the protein MPARRREMLPKSQDPPHLPKPNPSPNLNLPSTFPPNAPAVAAGAVAMFQSPGPAASPRGVHHRRARSELAFRIPEDLDLSSGDPLVGGSFDDIGSVDDLFCTFMDIEKIGCRLEGSGSGSEGGVCRDRATESSEGGEDRKIGNAAGAAAVRSKHRHSSSIDGSSMMSSGTTRGEGAFGEVVEAKKAMTAEQLAELSALDPKRAKRILANRQSAARSKERKARYISELERKVQTLQTEATTLSAQLTLFQRDTTGLSAENAELKIRLQAMEQQAQLRDALNEALKQEVERLKIATGEISNLGETYKMGPQHVSYSTPFYMLPQQQEVHHDGIQFQPQFQQSQPNVSNHQFAHPAALPDMMQQDPLGRLQGLDISKGSLIVKSESFSISASESSSTF